A window of Lysobacter terrestris contains these coding sequences:
- a CDS encoding ExbD/TolR family protein: MRMSLNPFRAMRKRREDPELNLIPMIDIMSVMVAFLLIYSTEVEVVPNAKDVQIPLSTAETKPAETVVVTITKDMLLVQGDVIATMEQIRDPNAALIEPLREYLSRPLAAKGGAAQQAALAHREITVLADRGLPYEVIRKVMTTCTAAAYDKLSLAVLETGGTAPSGG; the protein is encoded by the coding sequence ATGAGGATGTCATTGAATCCGTTCCGCGCCATGCGCAAGCGGCGCGAGGACCCGGAGCTCAACCTGATCCCGATGATCGACATCATGTCGGTGATGGTGGCGTTCCTGCTGATCTACTCGACCGAAGTCGAAGTGGTGCCGAACGCGAAGGACGTGCAGATCCCGCTGTCCACCGCCGAAACCAAGCCCGCCGAGACGGTGGTGGTGACGATCACCAAGGACATGCTGCTGGTGCAGGGCGACGTGATCGCCACCATGGAGCAGATCCGCGACCCGAACGCCGCGCTGATCGAACCCCTGCGCGAGTACCTGTCGCGACCGCTGGCCGCCAAGGGCGGCGCCGCGCAGCAGGCCGCGCTCGCCCACCGCGAGATCACCGTGCTGGCCGATCGCGGCCTGCCGTACGAAGTGATCCGCAAGGTGATGACGACCTGCACCGCGGCCGCGTACGACAAGTTGTCGCTGGCGGTGCTCGAGACCGGCGGCACCGCGCCGAGCGGTGGTTGA
- a CDS encoding ExbD/TolR family protein — MGLMPRRKPPAKPVELMLVPMIDIFSVMITFLLMTAVFSRISIIQLDLPSAAAGEPTEPTFRLEVMVRKEGLELTNGRETIAVLPQENGAYPLQQLTLMAANLKGQHVDVDTASVLMAPDVQYDHLVQVMDAIRSTDKATAEANGFTATPDERGRISMFPKIAVGDAP; from the coding sequence ATGGGCCTGATGCCACGTCGCAAGCCGCCGGCCAAGCCGGTCGAGCTGATGCTCGTGCCGATGATCGACATCTTCAGCGTGATGATCACGTTCCTGCTGATGACGGCCGTGTTCTCGCGCATCTCGATCATCCAGCTCGACCTGCCGAGCGCGGCTGCCGGCGAGCCCACCGAGCCGACCTTCCGCCTCGAAGTGATGGTGCGCAAGGAAGGCCTGGAGCTGACCAACGGCCGGGAAACCATCGCCGTGCTGCCGCAGGAAAACGGTGCCTATCCGCTGCAGCAGCTCACGCTCATGGCCGCCAACCTCAAGGGCCAGCACGTCGACGTCGACACCGCCTCGGTGCTGATGGCGCCCGACGTGCAGTACGACCACCTGGTGCAGGTGATGGACGCGATCCGCAGCACGGACAAGGCCACCGCCGAAGCCAACGGCTTCACCGCCACCCCCGATGAACGCGGCCGCATCTCGATGTTCCCGAAGATCGCCGTGGGAGACGCACCATGA
- a CDS encoding AgmX/PglI C-terminal domain-containing protein → MTDTNAMEPETIQDAVAAPLDERIAQARARLRDLLQDLSAVEEEIAGLLGDRVRQHLLERACTALDELDEAYGADLFWDGVAGKGERAGHIARARGRAESLRARIDAVESRRSGLVHGISEQNEQLLLLEDEAFEHQEEIERQHNEWVVERELQTGRVRPHLMLWMRGDEDRRSRKGLAIALCVWLVIAIVLPFIVIPEKLAQPDKLPERVVTVIPEAKKLEKAPPPPPELTPQKKIERKPTPTRTDTAKAEPRPVPTPQAAKPQGILAFKDALTAVDDLPAVADLGRAAKLSNDTGDARPERAMLTGTAPGRSSGINLAAQSRGFGSGSGERGAIKGTALTRASSGINAVAAVSSAGNSSAKRGGRSDEEIQVVFDRHKSALYRLYQRELRNDATLQGKVVLRLTIEPDGSVSMAQVKSSEMEAAALIADILARVKGFNFGAKDVPAVTIVYPMNFLPAG, encoded by the coding sequence ATGACCGATACCAACGCCATGGAACCCGAAACCATCCAGGACGCCGTCGCGGCTCCGCTCGACGAACGCATCGCGCAGGCGCGCGCGCGGCTGCGCGACCTGCTGCAGGACCTGTCGGCCGTCGAGGAGGAGATCGCCGGCCTCCTCGGCGACCGCGTCCGGCAGCATCTGCTGGAACGCGCCTGCACCGCACTGGACGAACTGGACGAGGCCTACGGCGCGGACCTGTTCTGGGACGGTGTGGCCGGGAAGGGCGAACGGGCAGGGCACATCGCCCGCGCGCGCGGCCGCGCCGAATCCCTGCGCGCGCGCATCGATGCGGTCGAGTCGCGTCGCAGCGGGCTGGTGCACGGCATCAGCGAGCAGAACGAGCAACTGCTGTTGCTGGAAGACGAAGCCTTCGAGCACCAGGAAGAAATCGAGCGCCAGCACAACGAATGGGTCGTCGAGCGCGAGCTGCAGACCGGCCGCGTGCGTCCGCACCTCATGCTGTGGATGCGCGGCGACGAGGACCGGCGTTCGCGCAAGGGCCTGGCCATCGCCTTGTGCGTGTGGCTGGTGATCGCGATCGTCCTGCCCTTCATCGTCATCCCGGAGAAGCTGGCGCAGCCGGACAAGCTGCCCGAGCGCGTGGTCACCGTGATCCCGGAAGCGAAGAAGCTGGAGAAGGCCCCGCCGCCGCCGCCGGAACTCACCCCGCAGAAGAAGATCGAACGCAAGCCGACGCCGACCCGCACCGACACCGCGAAGGCCGAACCGCGGCCGGTACCGACGCCGCAGGCGGCCAAGCCGCAGGGCATCCTCGCGTTCAAGGATGCGCTCACCGCCGTCGACGACCTGCCGGCCGTCGCCGATCTCGGCCGCGCCGCCAAGCTCAGCAACGACACCGGCGACGCCCGTCCGGAGCGCGCGATGCTGACCGGCACCGCGCCGGGCCGCAGCAGCGGCATCAACCTCGCGGCGCAGAGCCGCGGCTTCGGCAGCGGCAGCGGCGAGCGCGGCGCGATCAAGGGCACGGCGTTGACGCGGGCCTCGAGCGGGATCAACGCGGTGGCCGCGGTCAGTTCCGCCGGCAACAGCAGTGCGAAACGCGGCGGACGCTCCGACGAGGAGATCCAGGTCGTCTTCGACCGCCACAAGTCCGCGCTGTACCGGTTGTACCAGCGCGAGCTGCGCAACGACGCGACCTTGCAGGGCAAGGTCGTCCTGCGCCTGACCATCGAGCCGGACGGCAGCGTGTCGATGGCGCAGGTGAAGTCCTCGGAGATGGAAGCGGCCGCGTTGATCGCGGACATCCTCGCCCGGGTGAAGGGCTTCAACTTCGGCGCGAAGGACGTGCCGGCGGTGACGATCGTGTACCCGATGAACTTCCTGCCGGCCGGCTGA